In the genome of Peptococcaceae bacterium 1198_IL3148, the window CCGGGAAAACTTAAACCTTACCAAACTTTTTCCCCGGGCAGAAGTAATGGTAAAAGATATTTATGCCGCCATCAAAGCGCTGGCTGAACATCAAAGAAAATTTGATATTATTTACATTGATCCACCATACTATGAGGATCACTATCAGCGGGTGTTGATGGAGATCAGTGAATACCAAATATTGAATGTGGATGGTATGGTTGTTGTAGAAAGTAGCAAAAAAATGCCTCCGGCAGATAAGATAGCCACAATGACAGTGATGCGCAGACAAGTATACGGCGATACAATAATAAATTTTTATCAATCAATACAGCAATAGGTGGAGGATACATATTTCATGCGTATAGCGATTTATCCAGGTAGCTTTGACCCCATTCATTATGGTCACTTAGACATTATTGAACGCTCTGCTAAACTTTATGATAAGTTAATTGTGGCGGTGACCACTAACCCACAGAAAAAGCCTTTATTTACCAGTGAAGAACGAGTTGACATTTTAGAACAGGTGCTGCAGGACTATTCCAACGTTTTTGTCGAGTCCTTTGAAGGATTAACTGTTAACTATGCCTTAAAGCAAGGAGCCCAAGTGTTGGTAAGGGGTTTGCGAGCAATAACCGATTTTGAGGGTGAGTTTGTTTTTGCTTTAACCAATAAAAAACTGGTGCCAAATGTTGAAACCGTTTACTTAATGACTAGGTCAGAATATTCATTTATTAGTTCCAGTTCGGTGAAAGAAGTGGCCTATTATGGTGGCAATGTTAGTGATATGGTACCGTCATTGGTGGCAGAAAAGTTAAGCATAAAATATAAAGGAAACACAAAATAAGGGAGGAGAGATTGATGGAGCTCCTAAAAATACTAAATGAGCTGGAAGAATTTATAGAAGAATGTCCCGGGGTACCATTGAGTAAACGCATCATGGTGGATGAAAATGTGCTGCTTGATTATCTAGATCGCATTCGCACCACGTTGCCAGATGAAGTGAGACAAGCGAAGCTATTAATTAAAGAGCGGGAAAAAATCTTAGCCGAATCTAAACGTGAAGCCCAACAGATGATGGATGACGTGCAGCGCCAGATTGAAAAAACAGTTGACCAAGATGAAATAGTGGTGCAAGCCCATGCTAAGGCCAAAGAAATTGTTCAACAAGCTGAACAAATAGCTAGCGAAATAAGGTTAGGGGCTCGGG includes:
- the coaD gene encoding pantetheine-phosphate adenylyltransferase — encoded protein: MRIAIYPGSFDPIHYGHLDIIERSAKLYDKLIVAVTTNPQKKPLFTSEERVDILEQVLQDYSNVFVESFEGLTVNYALKQGAQVLVRGLRAITDFEGEFVFALTNKKLVPNVETVYLMTRSEYSFISSSSVKEVAYYGGNVSDMVPSLVAEKLSIKYKGNTK
- a CDS encoding DUF3939 domain-containing protein, with product MELLKILNELEEFIEECPGVPLSKRIMVDENVLLDYLDRIRTTLPDEVRQAKLLIKEREKILAESKREAQQMMDDVQRQIEKTVDQDEIVVQAHAKAKEIVQQAEQIASEIRLGARDYADELLAHLEENLQKIDAQVKANREELKQMK
- the rsmD gene encoding 16S rRNA (guanine(966)-N(2))-methyltransferase RsmD encodes the protein MNLFMKGLLVLRVIAGIAKKTQLKSPKGMNTRPTTDRVKEAVFNILAPVVVESTFLDLFSGTGGMAIEALSRGASQAVLVEKNPKMAAIIRENLNLTKLFPRAEVMVKDIYAAIKALAEHQRKFDIIYIDPPYYEDHYQRVLMEISEYQILNVDGMVVVESSKKMPPADKIATMTVMRRQVYGDTIINFYQSIQQ